The following proteins are encoded in a genomic region of Nicotiana sylvestris chromosome 4, ASM39365v2, whole genome shotgun sequence:
- the LOC104248673 gene encoding thioredoxin H2-like, whose product MEPIINDFAAKYSDVEFIKIDVDELDDVAQEYGVQTMPTFMLIQQGKVVDKVVGADKDGLQKKIENNRAYETKWLDQGLIIC is encoded by the exons ATGGAGCCAATTATCAATGACTTTGCTGCTAAATATTCCGACGTCGAGTTCATCAAGATTGATGTGGATGAACTGGAc GATGTAGCTCAAGAATATGGGGTGCAAACAATGCCAACATTCATGCTGATACAGCAAGGGAAAGTAGTTGATAAAGTTGTGGGAGCAGATAAAGATGGGCTGCAGAAGAAGATTGAGAATAACAGAGCTTATGAAACCAAATGGCTTGATCAGGGTCTGATAATATGTTAG
- the LOC104248674 gene encoding uncharacterized protein, whose protein sequence is MGVDYYKILKVSRNASEEDLKKSYKRLAMKWHPDKNSEKEAEAKFKQISEAYDVLSDPQKRQIYDIYGDEALKSGQFDPSSPMNGNGRGFKFDSRDAEDIFAEFFGGSDGYSRSPTGGTVRIRKPAPVENKLPCSLEELYKGSKRKMKISRIVLDVTGKPTTIEEVLAIHIKPGWKKGTKITFPEKGNHEPGAAPGDLIFVIDEKPHDVFKRDGNDLVINQKISLVDALSGKIINLATLDGRELTIPITDVVKPGHEQIIADEGMPISKEPGKKGNLRIKFEVKFPSRLSSDQKLDIRRVLGRTVDQSSA, encoded by the exons atggGCGTTGATTACTACAAAATACTCAAAGTGTCACGCAATGCGAGTGAAGAAGATTTGAAAAAATCGTACAAGCGATTGGCGATGAAATGGCATCCGGATAAGAACAGTGAGAAAGAAGCAGAAGCGAAATTCAAGCAGATATCGGAGGCCTATGATGTGCTAAGTGATCCACAGAAGCGTCAGATCTATGATATATACGGCGATGAGGCGTTGAAATCGGGTCAATTCGATCCCTCGTCACCTATGAATGGTAATGGGAGAGGATTTAAGTTCGATTCGCGTGATGCGGAAGATATTTTTGCGGAATTTTTTGGTGGATCGGATGGGTATAGTAGGAGTCCTACTGGTGGTACTGTACGGATTAGGAAGCCGGCGCCGGTGGAGAACAAGTTGCCATGTAGCTTGGAGGAATTGTACAAGGGTTCTAAGAGGAAGATGAAGATTTCAAGGATTGTTCTTGATGTCACTGG TAAGCCTACAACAATTGAAGAGGTCTTGGCAATACACATTAAACCTGGTTGGAAGAAAGGCACAAAAATCACTTTTCCAGAGAAAGGGAACCATGAACCTGGAGCTGCACCTGGTGATCTTATTTTTGTAATCGATGAAAAGCCACATGATGTCTTCAAGAGAGATGGAAATGATCTAGTGATCAATCAGAAAATCTCATTAGTAGATGCTCTCTCTGGGAAGATTATCAACTTGGCTACTTTGGATGGAAGGGAACTCACGATACCAATCACAGATGTTGTTAAGCCAGGACATGAGCAGATAATTGCAGATGAAGGAATGCCAATATCAAAAGAACCCGGGAAGAAAGGAAATTTGAGGATCAAGTTTGAGGTTAAGTTCCCGTCAAGGCTTAGTTCAGATCAGAAATTGGATATCAGAAGAGTGCTGGGCAGGACTGTTGACCAATCCAGTGCTTAA